The Puniceicoccaceae bacterium genome includes a region encoding these proteins:
- a CDS encoding AAA family ATPase has protein sequence MDERKQVGQFILTGSHQLALREAISQSLVGRTGILKLLPFSIRHW, from the coding sequence GTGGATGAGCGCAAGCAAGTGGGTCAGTTCATTTTGACAGGATCGCATCAGCTTGCGTTGCGGGAAGCGATTAGCCAGTCATTGGTAGGTCGAACTGGTATTCTGAAATTGCTTCCTTTTTCGATTCGCCATTGGTGA